GAATTATCTAAAAAATTTGAAATGCCAATTGTTACAATAAAAGATTTGATTGCTTATAAATTAACAAAAGAAAAACTTGTAAAAAAAATAGTTGAAGTAGATTTACCAACAGATTATGGAGATTTTAAATTACATCTTTATCATAATTTATTAGATAATAAAGAACATCTTGCTTTAGTAAAAGGAGACATTACTACTAATGAACCAGTATTAGTTAGAGTTCATAGTGAATGTTTTACTGGTGATACATTAGGTTCTAAAAGATGTGATTGTCAATCTCAACTTCACACCTCAATGTGTTATGTTGAACAAGAAGGCAGAGGAGTGGTGCTTTATATGAGGCAAGAAGGAAGGGGAATTGGATTGACTAATAAATTACTAGCTTATGCTCTTCAAGATCAAGGTAAAGACACAGTTGAAGCAAACGAAGCTCTTGGTTTTAAAGCAGATTTGAGAGATTATGGATTAGGTGCTCAAATTCTTTCTGACCTTGGAATTAAGGAAATGAAATTAATTACTAATAATCCTAAAAAAATTATTGGTTTAGAAAGTTATGGATTGAAAGTAGTTGAAAGAATTCCTTTAGAGGTAGGTCATAATGATTCAAATTTTAAATATTTAAAAACAAAAAAAGATAAATTAGGTCATTTGTTTTCATAAATATTTTATAAACATTAAATACATTATCCTTTTATAATCAACTATAAATTGTTTTTTATCAGAATAAATCACTGTATATAAAACAAATATGTATGAATAATTCTTTGATTTTAAAAAGTAATATTAAAAGAAATTCTAATATCAAATATTCAAGCTTGATATTAGCATTAGTAGTCATTTTAGATTTGTTTGCTATAACTATTTCTTTTTTTATATTTTATTTAGTTAGAGTACATAGTGGTATATATTCAGACTTAATGGGATATCCATTTTGGCTAATCAGCGTAACTTTGTTTTTTTTGTTAAGTGGATGGATGTTTGCTTTTTGGTTTTTTGGAGTATATTTTTCTGTTCATAATAGATCACTTTTTGATGAATTTTATTCAGTTACTAAAGTGATTGCTATTGTTTGTACAATCCTTCTTTTGCTTGTTTATATTGAAACTGCAAATGTT
Above is a window of Chlorobiota bacterium DNA encoding:
- a CDS encoding bifunctional 3,4-dihydroxy-2-butanone-4-phosphate synthase/GTP cyclohydrolase II, yielding MFSKIDLAIDFLKKGKLIIVTDDEERENEGDFVGSAEMCTPEMINFMINEGRGMLCTPLTESRALELNLELMSPVNTSLHQTPFTILIDYIHGTTTGISAADRSATVKAIADPNSKPTDFGRPGHIAPLRAVEEGVLRRAGHTEAAVDLMKLSGLYPVGVLCEILKDDGTMARFPDLLELSKKFEMPIVTIKDLIAYKLTKEKLVKKIVEVDLPTDYGDFKLHLYHNLLDNKEHLALVKGDITTNEPVLVRVHSECFTGDTLGSKRCDCQSQLHTSMCYVEQEGRGVVLYMRQEGRGIGLTNKLLAYALQDQGKDTVEANEALGFKADLRDYGLGAQILSDLGIKEMKLITNNPKKIIGLESYGLKVVERIPLEVGHNDSNFKYLKTKKDKLGHLFS